A part of Dehalogenimonas sp. W genomic DNA contains:
- a CDS encoding phosphoribosyltransferase family protein: protein MRIINRNFRVFKNRGEAGRLLARELSGNDLNNPIVLGVPRGGVIVGAAIAEVLQAELDIVISRKLRVPQQPELAFGALAENGSISLNESLINNLGISRQAVEHEINFQRTEIGRRQRLFRTNKPKTSLLGRSVILTDDGIATGETFRTALEAVKLEHPVSLTAALPVGPESTVASLAAIADDVICWNCPPSFNAVGQFYEDFREITDAEVLSVLSP from the coding sequence ATGAGAATAATTAACCGTAATTTCCGGGTCTTTAAGAACCGCGGCGAGGCGGGACGGTTGCTGGCGAGGGAACTTAGCGGCAACGATTTAAACAATCCGATCGTGCTGGGGGTGCCCCGGGGCGGCGTTATTGTCGGAGCGGCGATAGCTGAAGTGCTTCAGGCTGAACTGGACATCGTCATCTCCCGCAAGCTCCGGGTGCCCCAACAGCCGGAGCTTGCCTTCGGCGCCCTGGCCGAAAACGGCAGTATTTCGCTGAATGAGTCATTGATAAATAATCTCGGGATCAGCCGTCAGGCGGTTGAGCACGAAATAAACTTCCAGCGAACAGAAATTGGACGGCGCCAGCGGTTATTCCGCACGAACAAGCCCAAAACCAGTCTCCTGGGTAGATCTGTGATTCTGACCGATGACGGGATAGCCACCGGCGAAACGTTCAGGACGGCTCTAGAGGCGGTGAAACTGGAACACCCTGTTTCACTAACGGCAGCTTTGCCGGTCGGTCCGGAAAGCACCGTCGCTTCACTAGCTGCGATTGCGGACGATGTGATCTGCTGGAACTGCCCGCCGTCATTCAATGCCGTCGGGCAGTTCTACGAGGATTTCAGGGAGATCACCGACGCTGAGGTACTCTCAGTGCTATCCCCCTGA
- a CDS encoding response regulator transcription factor, with protein sequence MAITIFLADDHAVVRSGIKALLIAETDFDVIGESDDGLTTVQSVTRLNPNILIVDLMLNGISGIEVCRQVTKNSARTGVILLSMYGNDAYVQGALRAGAKGYLLKESTVDELVNAVREVAAGRHVLSSELSQRAIESYIRQNETEAADDPYEQLSTREREVLHLVVRDHTGADIAKKLFISPRTVEAHRANLMRKLRLKNRGQLIRYCLQKGILPPDTNLPSGPSVEAED encoded by the coding sequence GTGGCAATAACGATATTTCTGGCTGATGACCATGCCGTTGTCCGTAGCGGCATCAAGGCCTTGCTGATTGCTGAAACAGATTTTGATGTTATCGGTGAATCGGATGATGGACTGACCACGGTTCAGTCGGTCACCAGACTAAACCCCAATATATTAATCGTTGATCTGATGCTAAACGGTATCTCCGGCATTGAAGTCTGCCGGCAGGTTACGAAGAATTCCGCCAGAACCGGAGTAATTCTTCTATCCATGTACGGTAATGACGCATATGTTCAAGGCGCTCTGCGGGCCGGGGCTAAAGGCTATCTCCTCAAGGAATCCACGGTAGATGAACTGGTGAACGCGGTGCGCGAGGTCGCCGCCGGACGTCACGTCCTGTCATCTGAACTTTCCCAGCGGGCGATTGAATCTTATATCAGGCAAAATGAAACTGAGGCCGCTGATGACCCCTACGAGCAATTATCCACGCGGGAACGAGAGGTATTGCACCTGGTGGTCCGTGACCATACCGGTGCCGATATCGCCAAAAAACTATTTATCAGCCCCAGAACGGTGGAAGCTCACCGGGCGAATCTGATGCGTAAGCTCAGATTGAAAAATCGGGGCCAGTTGATTCGTTATTGCCTTCAAAAAGGCATCCTGCCCCCGGATACCAACCTGCCTTCCGGACCGTCAGTAGAAGCTGAAGATTAA
- a CDS encoding DMT family transporter, protein MSLINNWRTSPRLAAFALIGVAAVWGSTFIVVQEAVSRMPVMDFLAVRFSIAALVLIGLQPKCLRGLSRLGWVRALGLGLVLGLAYITQTFGLQHTSAAVSGFITGLFVVLTPLLSAILLRRHINRNVWIAVILATAGLALLSLNGWAIGLGEMLTLLCALFFALHIVGLGEWSARHDVYSLAVVQIGFVAVLSLVFALPDGLTLPPDTLTWGAVMLTAVFATAAAFFIQTWAQSLISPTRTAIIITMEPAFSGVFAVLFAGELLTLRLVTGGVLVLAAMLLTELKQKLPPAGPQTIVIATDGDLDCPTQEDTGLKP, encoded by the coding sequence ATGTCCTTAATAAATAATTGGCGGACATCCCCCCGCCTGGCAGCCTTTGCCCTGATCGGCGTAGCCGCTGTCTGGGGTTCAACTTTTATAGTGGTTCAGGAAGCTGTTTCCCGGATGCCGGTGATGGATTTCCTGGCGGTACGCTTTTCTATCGCCGCTCTGGTATTGATTGGCTTGCAGCCCAAATGCCTCCGCGGTCTGAGCCGTTTGGGCTGGGTACGGGCGCTCGGCCTGGGATTGGTATTGGGTTTAGCGTACATCACCCAGACGTTTGGCTTACAGCACACTTCAGCGGCCGTTTCCGGCTTTATCACCGGTTTGTTTGTGGTTTTGACCCCATTGTTAAGCGCGATACTGTTGCGCCGCCATATTAACCGCAACGTTTGGATCGCGGTAATCCTGGCGACCGCAGGCCTGGCCTTGCTCAGTCTGAACGGCTGGGCAATAGGGCTAGGGGAAATGCTAACCTTACTGTGTGCTTTGTTTTTCGCGCTGCACATCGTCGGTTTAGGCGAATGGTCTGCTCGACATGATGTTTACAGTCTGGCAGTGGTTCAAATAGGCTTCGTCGCCGTATTATCACTGGTATTTGCCCTGCCTGACGGATTAACGCTGCCGCCGGATACCCTTACCTGGGGTGCGGTTATGTTAACCGCGGTATTTGCGACAGCCGCGGCATTTTTTATACAAACCTGGGCTCAATCCCTCATTTCGCCTACCCGGACAGCAATTATCATTACCATGGAGCCAGCTTTCAGCGGTGTGTTTGCGGTGTTGTTCGCCGGCGAATTATTAACCCTCAGGCTGGTCACCGGTGGCGTACTGGTGCTGGCAGCGATGCTGCTGACGGAGTTGAAACAAAAACTGCCCCCGGCCGGTCCGCAAACCATCGTTATTGCCACAGACGGCGACCTGGATTGCCCGACACAGGAAGATACCGGCCTTAAGCCGTAA
- a CDS encoding DUF2769 domain-containing protein — protein MSDTRVPFTVENVMKCICGKCPVQAESQCSKAKKPGIPEALKQSPLQADAIPGMYCATGKASCTDLDMSKMCMCGACPLWEEYSLAATTPMGYYCRDGKAI, from the coding sequence ATGAGCGACACCAGGGTTCCGTTTACGGTGGAAAATGTAATGAAGTGTATTTGCGGCAAATGCCCGGTTCAGGCAGAAAGCCAATGTTCTAAAGCTAAAAAGCCCGGCATCCCGGAAGCCTTGAAACAAAGTCCGCTTCAGGCTGATGCGATTCCCGGCATGTACTGCGCCACCGGTAAGGCTTCCTGCACCGACCTTGATATGTCCAAAATGTGCATGTGCGGCGCCTGCCCGTTGTGGGAAGAATATTCACTGGCAGCCACCACACCTATGGGCTACTATTGCCGCGACGGTAAGGCAATCTAA
- a CDS encoding cyclase family protein, which yields MTNTSSNRWIDISVELSEGMVHWPGDPAINIVRVQDLDKGDSHTLSNLTMGSHSGTHVDAPAHFIKGAPSISDLMPDVLIGPARVIEITDDHSVNVEELRRHQFQTGERILFKTSNSAFWHDSTRFEPDFVHFTVDSAAYLAQTGISVIGVDYLSVGGYQQNGSQVHRLLLEAGIWLIEGLDLSPVGAGKYDLICLPLKIKHGDGAPARAVLRPTVSA from the coding sequence ATGACAAATACTAGTTCAAACAGATGGATAGATATTTCCGTGGAATTGAGCGAAGGGATGGTCCATTGGCCCGGAGATCCGGCCATAAATATTGTCCGGGTGCAGGATTTGGACAAAGGCGACTCCCATACTCTTTCCAACCTAACCATGGGGTCTCACTCCGGCACCCATGTGGACGCACCGGCTCACTTCATCAAAGGTGCGCCGTCCATCAGTGATTTAATGCCGGATGTCCTGATCGGCCCGGCCCGGGTAATTGAAATTACGGATGACCACTCGGTCAATGTTGAAGAGCTCCGGCGCCATCAGTTTCAGACGGGGGAACGTATCCTTTTCAAAACCAGCAACTCTGCGTTCTGGCATGATTCAACCCGGTTTGAGCCAGACTTTGTGCACTTTACTGTAGATAGTGCGGCCTATCTGGCTCAAACCGGCATCAGCGTCATCGGCGTGGATTACCTGTCCGTTGGCGGGTACCAGCAGAACGGCAGTCAGGTGCACCGGTTGTTGCTTGAAGCCGGTATCTGGCTGATTGAGGGGCTGGATCTCTCTCCGGTGGGCGCCGGGAAATACGATTTAATCTGTCTGCCGCTGAAGATCAAGCACGGGGACGGGGCACCTGCCCGGGCGGTGTTAAGACCGACCGTTTCCGCATAA
- a CDS encoding TIGR00725 family protein: MAQYFIAVIGASRAGADELTAAEAVGREIARNGAILVCGGLDGIMEAACKGASDSGGLTIGILPGEHRETANPYVKIPVVTGMGYARNAIVAKSGQAVIAIGGGYGTLSEIAYARQAGIPVIGLNTWQLSRHDIQDGSIVIASSAEAAVSLAISRIMENSE, encoded by the coding sequence ATGGCCCAATATTTTATTGCTGTCATCGGCGCTTCCCGCGCCGGCGCAGATGAGCTAACAGCGGCAGAAGCCGTCGGCCGGGAGATTGCCCGCAACGGCGCAATTTTGGTTTGCGGCGGACTGGACGGCATTATGGAGGCCGCCTGCAAAGGGGCCAGTGACTCCGGCGGTCTGACTATTGGGATCCTGCCGGGGGAACACCGAGAAACAGCTAATCCTTATGTAAAAATACCGGTGGTTACCGGTATGGGCTATGCCCGGAATGCCATCGTGGCTAAAAGCGGTCAGGCGGTGATTGCCATCGGCGGCGGATACGGCACCCTTTCGGAAATCGCCTATGCCCGGCAGGCCGGTATTCCAGTCATCGGCTTAAATACCTGGCAGTTAAGCCGCCACGATATTCAGGACGGCTCTATTGTCATTGCCAGTAGTGCCGAAGCTGCCGTTAGTCTGGCAATCAGCCGTATCATGGAAAACAGTGAGTAA